One window of the Clostridium sp. MB40-C1 genome contains the following:
- a CDS encoding DHA2 family efflux MFS transporter permease subunit: MNKKQKILAFISLAIACFLTVLDSTIVNVSLPSMANYFKTDITGISWVSTAYLIPFSALLINFSKIADIYGRKKLFLIGLLVFGFSSIFCGLSTSLYMIIIFRIIQGIGAAILAPLSIPLGIELFGKNAMSKLAIIIGMTISIAAASGPVIGGILNEAFNFKAIFYVNVPFIIISLFLGVKYVKECYDRTIEKKIDFIGSILLAYGIGALTFLLVKGNYYGWVSTKIVVLMITSAISIVTFLVYEAKSKNPMIEFKLFKIKSFTSSIIIIGVIFFAYMPISYLMNFYLQNQLGYTVLKSGTILGIVSCISFIMSPIFGIISKKYSARVTSLLAVIFVSLGDFMFVFMNSSNNVKIIYSSFIIVGLGIGATSPLYQSAFEEISKDKNGIASGILNSFRQLTACLAIALVSTLSSYYTNQAIDNTKIKIIDTVNKNTVLENQVKSTICNKIKTSNTSQNTSFSKDMVDKLIQAEEKKILATVPDNMKPSVKEKFNVQAKEIYNILDKATVIKNDEINNVYNKCFLFTAIIALLGLIAVPFNKKSESKLEKVKAETAI, translated from the coding sequence ATGAATAAAAAACAAAAAATATTAGCATTTATATCTCTAGCAATAGCTTGCTTCTTAACAGTATTAGATTCAACTATAGTTAATGTGTCTTTACCATCTATGGCTAACTACTTTAAAACTGATATAACAGGAATATCTTGGGTAAGTACAGCTTACTTAATTCCTTTCTCTGCTCTTTTAATAAATTTCTCAAAAATTGCAGATATCTATGGAAGAAAGAAACTATTTTTAATTGGTCTTCTAGTCTTTGGTTTTTCATCAATATTTTGTGGACTTTCCACTTCTCTTTATATGATTATAATTTTTAGAATCATACAAGGTATAGGAGCTGCAATTCTTGCTCCATTATCTATTCCTTTAGGCATAGAATTATTCGGCAAAAATGCTATGTCAAAACTTGCTATTATAATCGGTATGACAATTTCTATAGCTGCAGCTTCTGGACCTGTTATAGGTGGAATCTTAAATGAAGCCTTTAATTTTAAGGCAATATTTTATGTAAATGTTCCTTTTATTATTATTTCTCTTTTCTTAGGAGTAAAATATGTTAAAGAATGTTATGACAGAACAATCGAAAAGAAAATAGATTTTATTGGCTCTATATTATTAGCTTATGGAATTGGGGCATTAACTTTTCTACTTGTTAAAGGAAATTACTATGGTTGGGTAAGTACAAAAATAGTTGTTTTAATGATAACTTCAGCAATATCAATTGTCACTTTTCTAGTATATGAAGCTAAATCAAAAAATCCAATGATAGAATTTAAGCTATTCAAAATAAAAAGCTTTACTTCTTCCATAATTATAATTGGAGTAATATTCTTTGCCTATATGCCAATCTCCTATTTAATGAATTTCTACTTACAAAATCAATTAGGCTATACAGTATTAAAATCTGGAACTATACTAGGTATAGTAAGCTGCATCTCTTTTATTATGTCTCCAATTTTCGGGATTATATCTAAAAAATATAGTGCTAGAGTTACTTCTCTATTAGCAGTAATTTTTGTATCTCTAGGTGATTTTATGTTTGTATTTATGAATAGTTCAAACAATGTAAAGATAATCTACAGTTCTTTTATTATAGTAGGACTTGGAATTGGCGCAACTTCTCCGTTGTATCAAAGCGCTTTTGAAGAGATTTCAAAGGATAAGAATGGTATTGCTTCAGGTATACTAAATAGCTTTAGACAATTAACTGCATGCTTGGCTATAGCTTTAGTTTCAACCTTAAGTAGTTATTACACTAATCAAGCTATAGACAATACAAAAATCAAAATAATAGATACAGTCAATAAGAATACAGTACTTGAAAATCAAGTTAAATCTACAATATGCAATAAAATAAAAACTTCAAATACTAGTCAAAATACTTCTTTTTCAAAAGATATGGTTGATAAATTAATTCAAGCTGAAGAGAAGAAAATATTAGCAACTGTTCCTGATAATATGAAACCATCTGTAAAAGAAAAGTTTAATGTACAAGCAAAAGAAATATACAATATTCTAGATAAAGCAACTGTAATAAAAAATGATGAAATCAATAATGTTTATAATAAATGCTTCCTTTTCACAGCAATTATTGCACTCTTAGGACTAATAGCAGTACCTTTTAATAAAAAGAGTGAATCTAAATTAGAAAAAGTTAAAGCAGAAACAGCGATATAG
- a CDS encoding AAA family ATPase, with the protein MKLKEYEIDKLIYEGKDTLTYRAYSKAKKQNVILKTIPSERVTLRNIERINNEYKLSQKVNYVKGLQNTYTLEDWEGRPVLVKEYFEGNSLKKLIKNNDINLNEFFKIAIQIVDILSEIHKNGIVHLDINPNNILINDDGEIKIIDFSTSIFMIEDNQKKTDPGKLEGTFQYISPEQTGRIGREIDYRSDYYSLGVCFYQLLTGKVPFNNEDKLELIYAHIAKEAVPLVEVNENIPKVISDIVMKLIAKMPEDRYQTLIGLKKDLEICENSLKTKGVIEEFQIAKQDITDELQIPEKLYGREKELQQLLNSVRKISSGRKELLLVKGYAGVGKTALVNEIQNYIIKKPTYFVSGKFEQIQSEVPYNAIVQALSKFINKLLMESSNQLSTWREKILHAVGNNGKIITDVIPSLELIIGKQKPVPRLGPSETQNRFNLVFENFIRVIAQKEHMLIMFIDDLQWADAASLNFIKMLMTNESIANLLIIGAYRDNEVSSDHPVKIMEDELIKDKASINVLELKPLKEDDVKELLEEALTSLREDPILFNELSQYIYNKTQGNCFFMREFLKVLYDKKYIWFDYNLMHWCWNTEQIKKMDITQNVVDLLIQKINTLDNSTLEELKNAACIGNQFNLKTIALINNKPLDIVLEELQTAVKKGLIAIIKDDNKELSEENIRFRFLHDRIQQAVYTLIPEEIKPSAHLKIGKLLLKRYLESDKTESLFEVVEQLNLGKSIIIDEEKRIKLAELNLKVGLASKNSSAYKTAYNYFKIGIEMLSSNAWQEHYELTLQLYSEITEMAYLTGDFEKMDQYSQIVLDNAKTIIHKVNVYNVKLQAYQAQFKIQEALNTSISVLKEMGIDIPKEPSEKDVNNAFAKVKIAMEGMKVEDLAKLPPMKDEIILAAMQILSGSVSVTYKTAPMLTPIVVCKMMELSIKYGNAPFTPAAYVSYGMILCGMGMNVELAYKLGKIGCDLVESDDLKQYKAMTLFIYGGAIQQWKQHLRSTLKVNEEAYFAGIENGNFEYAAYGSCVYIRYALYAGESLEILEKDIRTNIVRLQRIKQGLSENYIRVLGQFILNMQGKSNSPTKLVGELCDEDKIITAAIDSSDIAGIAFTFISKMTLSYYFQRYDDAIEFSKKAEEALVGIVGTVDVAIYYYFDSLVKLAIYNDVSDEEKEEILTRISENQLKMKKWAEDAPMNFLHKFYLVEAERLRVTGKTEEAIEYYNKAISLAKENKYINDEALANELATKFWLNKGEYRYAKLHFKEAYFAYKRWGAEAKVKDLQNKYLEIFHEKFEGNIGQKQTTITTLELVDIAAIVKASQAISQEIVLDDLIKTLIKIVIENVGAEKIVFILKELDKLIIKGEKKNQQEKIIVGLEKGVEGYEQLPKSIINYVSRTSRSVILENSADSTEFSQDEYIIKNKPKSILCYPLINQREFKGMIYLENNLIKGAFTKDRLKILEILSAQIVIALENAKLYEELEYSNEVLDTKVKERTLELKEERDKLQKYLDIAEVSIWVLDENGIVTLINRKGCEILGYTEEEMVGRQWSDFIVQKIDKEQVKDFETIISGELVRYSDKIILTKAGEERMMSCYHVILKDKDGNVEGILGCGVDVTEYNLLREQLEYNKLKLEFLANLSHELKTPLNLSFCALQMLSLYLKNNLTSEANEKFKKYTNIIKQNNYRLLKLVNNIVDITKINCDSFEINLQNNDIVELIRDITYSVLEYVKNKNRVLEFKSDIESKVIACDAFNIERIMLNLLSNAIKFTDDGDKISVNVYDRGDSVDIVVRDEGVGIPKDKQKFIFERFRQVDKSFTRNSEGSGIGLTIVKLLVELHDGDIKLESQEGEFTEFVINLPAKKLNSKCDTVSNYHNSGVDLIDRIDIEFSDIYGL; encoded by the coding sequence TTGAAGCTCAAAGAATACGAAATCGACAAGTTGATTTATGAGGGGAAGGATACGCTTACCTATCGTGCTTATAGCAAAGCAAAGAAACAAAATGTAATTCTTAAGACGATTCCTTCAGAGAGAGTGACATTAAGAAACATAGAAAGAATAAATAATGAGTATAAACTTTCTCAAAAAGTTAATTATGTTAAGGGTCTACAGAACACATATACTTTAGAGGATTGGGAAGGTAGACCAGTTTTAGTTAAGGAATATTTTGAAGGAAATTCACTTAAAAAATTAATTAAGAATAATGATATTAATTTAAACGAATTTTTCAAAATAGCTATTCAAATTGTTGATATTTTAAGTGAAATTCATAAAAATGGGATTGTTCATTTAGATATTAATCCTAACAATATTTTAATTAATGATGATGGAGAAATAAAAATTATTGACTTTAGTACTTCTATATTTATGATAGAAGACAATCAAAAGAAAACAGATCCTGGAAAGTTAGAAGGTACATTTCAATATATATCACCAGAACAAACAGGAAGAATAGGTAGAGAGATAGATTATCGTTCAGATTATTATTCTTTAGGTGTGTGCTTTTATCAATTATTAACAGGAAAAGTACCTTTTAATAATGAAGATAAATTAGAATTAATTTATGCACATATTGCAAAAGAAGCTGTACCTCTAGTTGAAGTGAATGAGAATATTCCTAAAGTAATATCAGATATTGTAATGAAGCTAATAGCTAAAATGCCAGAAGACAGATATCAAACTTTAATTGGGTTGAAGAAGGATTTAGAAATATGTGAAAATAGTTTAAAAACCAAAGGAGTAATTGAAGAATTTCAAATTGCCAAACAAGATATTACAGATGAGCTGCAAATCCCCGAAAAATTGTATGGCAGGGAGAAAGAACTCCAACAATTACTTAACTCTGTTAGAAAAATTAGTTCTGGTAGAAAAGAATTATTATTAGTTAAAGGTTATGCAGGGGTAGGGAAGACTGCTCTAGTAAATGAGATACAAAATTATATTATAAAGAAACCTACCTATTTTGTATCAGGTAAGTTTGAACAAATACAATCAGAAGTGCCCTACAATGCTATTGTACAAGCTCTTAGTAAATTTATAAACAAATTGCTTATGGAATCTTCTAACCAGCTATCAACATGGCGTGAAAAAATACTACATGCAGTAGGGAATAATGGAAAAATAATTACAGATGTTATTCCTTCTTTAGAACTTATCATAGGAAAGCAAAAACCTGTTCCACGATTAGGACCAAGTGAAACTCAAAACAGATTTAATTTAGTTTTTGAAAATTTTATAAGAGTGATTGCTCAAAAAGAGCACATGCTTATTATGTTTATTGATGATTTACAATGGGCAGATGCTGCAAGTTTAAATTTTATAAAAATGCTAATGACCAATGAATCAATTGCAAACCTATTGATTATTGGAGCTTATAGAGATAATGAAGTTAGTTCAGATCATCCTGTTAAGATTATGGAAGATGAACTTATTAAAGATAAAGCTAGTATCAATGTTCTAGAACTAAAGCCATTAAAGGAAGATGATGTAAAAGAATTACTTGAAGAAGCTTTGACAAGTTTAAGAGAAGATCCTATATTGTTTAATGAGCTGTCACAATATATATACAACAAAACACAAGGAAATTGCTTTTTCATGAGAGAATTCTTAAAAGTGTTATATGATAAAAAATATATATGGTTTGACTATAACTTAATGCATTGGTGTTGGAATACAGAACAAATAAAAAAAATGGACATAACTCAAAATGTAGTAGATTTACTAATACAGAAAATAAACACATTAGATAATTCCACATTAGAGGAGTTAAAAAATGCTGCTTGCATAGGAAATCAGTTTAATTTGAAAACAATAGCATTAATTAATAATAAACCATTAGATATTGTATTAGAAGAATTACAAACAGCTGTTAAAAAAGGTTTGATAGCTATTATTAAAGATGATAATAAGGAATTATCAGAAGAGAATATTAGATTCAGATTTCTTCATGATCGTATTCAACAAGCTGTCTATACTTTAATACCTGAAGAGATTAAACCATCAGCTCATTTAAAAATAGGAAAATTGTTATTAAAAAGATACTTAGAATCTGATAAAACAGAAAGTTTATTTGAAGTAGTAGAACAACTTAACTTGGGAAAATCTATAATTATTGATGAAGAAAAACGTATAAAGCTTGCTGAGTTAAATTTAAAAGTGGGGTTAGCATCAAAAAATTCTTCAGCTTATAAAACAGCATATAACTACTTTAAAATAGGTATAGAAATGTTGAGCAGTAATGCTTGGCAAGAACATTATGAGTTAACACTTCAGTTATATTCCGAAATAACAGAAATGGCTTATTTAACTGGCGATTTTGAAAAAATGGATCAGTATTCACAAATTGTGTTAGATAATGCAAAAACCATAATTCATAAAGTTAATGTATATAATGTAAAATTACAGGCTTATCAGGCTCAGTTTAAAATACAAGAAGCTTTAAATACAAGTATATCAGTATTAAAAGAAATGGGAATAGATATTCCAAAAGAGCCAAGTGAAAAAGATGTAAATAATGCTTTTGCTAAAGTAAAAATAGCTATGGAAGGTATGAAAGTAGAAGATCTAGCCAAACTCCCTCCAATGAAAGATGAAATAATACTTGCTGCAATGCAAATCTTGTCAGGAAGTGTATCTGTAACATATAAAACTGCACCTATGTTAACTCCAATAGTTGTATGCAAAATGATGGAACTTTCTATAAAGTACGGAAATGCTCCTTTTACACCTGCAGCTTATGTATCTTATGGTATGATACTTTGTGGAATGGGAATGAATGTAGAACTTGCATATAAATTAGGGAAAATTGGTTGTGATTTGGTAGAAAGTGACGATTTAAAACAATATAAAGCAATGACTTTATTTATATATGGTGGTGCTATTCAGCAGTGGAAACAACATTTAAGATCAACTTTAAAGGTTAATGAGGAAGCCTATTTTGCAGGAATAGAAAATGGTAATTTTGAATATGCTGCTTATGGATCATGTGTGTATATTAGATATGCACTTTATGCAGGAGAGTCACTTGAGATTTTAGAAAAAGATATAAGAACAAATATAGTGAGATTACAAAGAATAAAACAAGGGTTAAGTGAAAATTATATAAGAGTTTTGGGACAATTTATATTAAATATGCAGGGCAAATCAAATTCACCTACAAAGTTAGTAGGTGAATTATGCGATGAAGATAAAATTATAACTGCCGCTATAGATAGTAGTGATATAGCAGGAATAGCTTTTACTTTTATTAGTAAAATGACATTAAGTTACTATTTCCAGAGATATGATGATGCTATTGAATTTAGTAAAAAGGCAGAAGAAGCTTTAGTTGGTATTGTAGGAACGGTGGATGTAGCTATTTATTACTACTTTGATTCTCTTGTAAAACTTGCAATATATAATGATGTGTCAGATGAAGAAAAAGAAGAGATTTTAACGAGAATTTCAGAAAATCAATTAAAAATGAAAAAATGGGCTGAAGATGCTCCAATGAACTTTCTTCATAAGTTTTATTTAGTGGAAGCAGAAAGATTAAGAGTAACAGGTAAAACTGAAGAAGCTATAGAATATTACAACAAAGCGATTTCATTGGCAAAAGAAAATAAATATATAAATGATGAGGCATTAGCTAATGAATTAGCTACAAAATTCTGGCTTAACAAAGGTGAGTATAGATATGCTAAATTGCATTTTAAAGAAGCATATTTTGCTTATAAACGTTGGGGTGCAGAAGCCAAGGTAAAAGATTTACAGAATAAATATTTAGAAATTTTTCATGAGAAATTTGAAGGAAATATAGGTCAAAAACAAACCACAATAACTACATTAGAATTAGTAGATATTGCAGCAATTGTTAAAGCAAGTCAGGCTATTTCACAAGAGATTGTTTTAGACGATTTAATAAAGACATTAATTAAAATTGTTATAGAAAATGTAGGAGCTGAAAAAATAGTTTTTATTCTTAAAGAATTAGATAAGCTTATAATTAAAGGTGAGAAGAAGAATCAACAGGAAAAAATAATTGTTGGTCTAGAAAAAGGCGTTGAAGGATATGAGCAGCTTCCCAAAAGTATTATAAACTATGTAAGTAGAACAAGTAGAAGTGTTATTTTGGAGAATTCGGCAGATTCAACAGAATTTTCCCAGGATGAGTATATTATTAAAAATAAACCTAAATCTATTTTATGCTATCCTTTAATTAACCAAAGGGAATTTAAGGGAATGATTTATCTAGAAAATAATCTTATAAAGGGAGCTTTTACTAAAGATAGATTGAAGATTTTAGAGATACTTTCTGCCCAAATAGTTATTGCTCTTGAAAATGCAAAACTATATGAGGAATTAGAATATAGTAATGAGGTATTAGATACTAAAGTAAAAGAACGTACATTAGAGTTAAAAGAGGAAAGAGATAAATTACAAAAATACCTTGATATAGCAGAAGTGTCAATATGGGTTTTGGATGAAAATGGTATAGTTACGTTAATTAATAGAAAAGGTTGTGAGATTTTAGGATATACTGAGGAAGAAATGGTTGGAAGACAATGGAGTGATTTTATTGTTCAAAAGATTGATAAAGAACAAGTAAAAGATTTTGAAACCATAATAAGTGGAGAATTAGTAAGATATTCAGATAAAATTATTTTGACTAAAGCCGGAGAAGAAAGAATGATGTCTTGCTACCATGTTATATTAAAAGATAAAGATGGAAATGTAGAAGGAATACTTGGTTGTGGAGTAGATGTCACTGAATATAACTTACTAAGGGAACAGCTGGAGTATAATAAATTAAAGTTAGAGTTTTTAGCAAATTTATCTCATGAATTAAAAACACCACTAAATTTATCTTTTTGTGCATTGCAAATGTTAAGTTTATATTTAAAGAATAACTTAACTTCAGAAGCTAATGAAAAATTTAAAAAGTACACAAATATAATTAAACAGAATAATTATAGACTTCTTAAGTTAGTTAACAATATAGTTGATATAACTAAGATAAATTGTGATTCTTTTGAGATTAACTTACAGAATAATGACATAGTAGAACTAATCAGAGATATAACATATTCTGTTTTAGAGTATGTAAAGAATAAGAATAGAGTACTAGAATTTAAATCAGATATAGAAAGTAAAGTAATAGCATGTGATGCTTTTAATATCGAGAGAATAATGTTAAATTTACTTTCTAATGCTATAAAATTCACAGATGATGGAGATAAAATATCTGTAAATGTATATGATAGAGGAGATTCTGTGGATATAGTAGTAAGAGATGAGGGTGTTGGAATACCAAAAGATAAACAAAAATTTATTTTTGAACGTTTTAGACAGGTAGATAAATCTTTCACTAGAAATAGTGAAGGAAGTGGTATTGGGCTAACTATTGTTAAATTACTAGTTGAATTGCATGATGGTGATATTAAACTAGAGAGCCAAGAAGGTGAATTCACTGAATTTGTTATAAATTTGCCAGCTAAAAAGTTAAATTCTAAGTGTGACACTGTAAGCAATTATCATAATTCTGGAGTGGACTTAATAGATAGAATAGACATAGAATTCTCTGATATTTATGGATTATAG
- a CDS encoding TetR/AcrR family transcriptional regulator: MERKTRIPTQKRALEKYNRILEAAYKLFNEKGYYNTTTADIAKEADVATGSVYAYFQDKKDIYIRVIERLNEKFIYPTHNFWVGNVDKQLNNEEEAKELFRMFIKMMIKRHDFSKTFHDEMEALTLLDEDIDMIRKKQEIRRNENIADIFRILSIPFKGKEEEKIFFHYSFFIIEDLCHKIIYDDEIKNMDLYIEKCVNMLYFLFQDCTDYMNK; the protein is encoded by the coding sequence ATGGAAAGAAAAACAAGGATACCAACTCAAAAAAGGGCTTTAGAAAAATATAATAGAATATTAGAAGCGGCTTATAAATTATTCAATGAAAAAGGCTATTACAATACCACTACAGCAGATATAGCTAAAGAAGCAGATGTTGCTACTGGCTCTGTATATGCCTATTTTCAAGATAAGAAGGATATCTATATTAGGGTAATTGAAAGGCTTAACGAAAAATTTATATATCCAACCCATAATTTTTGGGTAGGGAATGTTGATAAACAACTTAATAATGAAGAAGAAGCAAAAGAGCTTTTTAGGATGTTTATAAAAATGATGATAAAAAGACATGATTTTTCTAAAACTTTTCACGATGAAATGGAGGCATTAACACTTTTAGACGAAGATATAGATATGATAAGAAAGAAACAAGAGATACGTAGAAATGAAAATATAGCAGATATTTTTAGAATTTTATCTATACCTTTTAAAGGTAAAGAGGAAGAAAAGATATTTTTTCATTATTCATTTTTTATAATTGAGGATCTATGCCATAAGATTATATATGATGATGAAATAAAAAATATGGATTTATATATTGAAAAGTGTGTAAATATGCTATACTTCTTGTTTCAAGATTGTACGGATTATATGAATAAATAA
- the hydA gene encoding dihydropyrimidinase: protein MSSIIKNGLIVTASDTYKGDIYIEDGIIKEIGVDLQKQCDEVIDARGKYVIPGGVDVHTHLNLDVGIAVANDDFYTGTVAAACGGTTCIVDHMGFGPKGCDLHHQVSVYHEYADDTAVIDYSFHGVVQHVNDKILKEMNEIVNDEGIPSFKIYLTYDYKVSDEEALKILMRLKELGGITTVHPENNDSVNYLRKLFVEQGKTSPMYHPLSRPVECEAEAISRMINLASLAGNASLYIVHLSNELGLKYIKIAQDNGQKVYVETCPQYLFLDEEKYKEPNDEGLKYIMSPPLRKKDNQVALWKGLKDGNIQVVATDHCPFAFNKDKQMGKDDFTKCPNGVPGIEERIPLMFSEGVMKNRININRFVDVCCTSPAKVFGLYPKKGAIQVGADADIVLIDPNKDVVLTKDILHENVDYTAYEGMKLKGYPVLTMVRGKVIVKNNQFIGEKGYGQFIKRQKRNY from the coding sequence ATGTCGTCAATTATAAAAAATGGGTTAATTGTAACAGCCAGTGATACATACAAAGGAGATATCTATATAGAAGATGGGATTATCAAAGAAATAGGTGTAGATTTACAAAAGCAATGTGATGAAGTGATTGATGCAAGGGGAAAATATGTGATTCCAGGAGGAGTAGATGTTCATACACATCTTAACTTAGATGTTGGAATTGCTGTTGCAAATGATGATTTTTATACTGGAACAGTAGCAGCTGCTTGCGGTGGAACAACATGTATTGTTGATCATATGGGTTTTGGGCCTAAGGGATGTGATTTACATCATCAAGTAAGTGTTTATCACGAATATGCAGATGATACAGCAGTAATAGATTATAGTTTTCATGGGGTGGTTCAACATGTAAATGATAAAATTTTAAAAGAGATGAATGAAATTGTAAATGATGAGGGAATTCCAAGTTTTAAAATATACTTAACTTATGATTATAAGGTCAGTGATGAAGAAGCATTAAAAATTCTTATGAGATTAAAGGAACTAGGGGGTATTACTACAGTTCATCCAGAAAATAATGATTCTGTCAATTATCTGAGAAAATTATTTGTGGAACAAGGTAAAACCTCACCTATGTATCATCCATTAAGCAGACCAGTTGAATGTGAAGCAGAAGCTATAAGTAGAATGATAAATTTAGCTTCTTTAGCAGGAAATGCTTCATTATATATCGTTCACTTATCAAACGAACTTGGACTTAAATATATAAAAATAGCACAAGATAATGGACAAAAGGTGTACGTTGAAACATGTCCTCAATACTTATTTTTAGATGAAGAAAAGTATAAAGAGCCTAATGATGAAGGACTAAAATACATTATGAGTCCTCCTCTTAGAAAAAAAGATAATCAAGTAGCTTTATGGAAAGGACTTAAGGATGGAAATATTCAAGTTGTAGCTACAGATCATTGTCCATTTGCATTTAATAAAGACAAACAAATGGGAAAAGATGATTTTACAAAGTGTCCTAATGGAGTACCAGGGATTGAAGAAAGGATTCCTCTTATGTTTTCAGAGGGGGTTATGAAAAATAGAATAAACATTAATCGTTTTGTTGATGTGTGCTGCACTAGCCCAGCTAAGGTGTTTGGATTGTACCCTAAAAAGGGAGCAATACAAGTAGGAGCGGATGCTGATATTGTTTTAATTGATCCAAATAAGGACGTTGTATTGACTAAAGATATATTACATGAAAATGTTGATTATACAGCATATGAAGGGATGAAATTAAAGGGTTATCCTGTATTAACTATGGTCAGAGGAAAAGTTATAGTTAAAAATAATCAATTTATAGGTGAAAAAGGCTATGGACAATTTATAAAAAGACAAAAACGTAATTATTAA